The following nucleotide sequence is from Citrus sinensis cultivar Valencia sweet orange chromosome 6, DVS_A1.0, whole genome shotgun sequence.
CTAGGATTCTAGAGACTTGTTGACGTAAAGGAAACCAATATTAAAATCTAGTTTCATAATCCCTTTTAAACCAAATTCATCTAGAAACTTTTTCCATACACCATCGCATTGGCCAACAATTTACATGATGAAAGAAAACATGTGGCAATATAATATCTCACATGCTTAATGCAAACATGATCATTACTACTCTATGCATTCTCAGACATGAAGCTGTGTGAAAGTTTTCTTTACATAGAAGGACATTTGAAAGTTGTAGAAGAGCAGAAAGTAGCAATAAAACGATGGAACCTCATTTAACAGGTTTCGAGCTACAAATAACAGGCACAGAAATTTAGAACCACCACCACATTATACATGCTTTACGTAAACATGATCACTATTCTATGCACTCTCGAACATGAAGCTGTGTCAAAGTTTTCTTTACATAGAAGGATATTTGAAAGTTGTATAAGAGCAGAAAGTAGCAGTAAAACAATGGAACTTCATTTAACAGGTTTGAAGCAACAAATAACAGGCATACAAATTTGGAACCACCACCACATTACACATATCTCCATTCAAATATGATTCTCTGGCAGTATCCAACCAGGATCTTCTaccagtttttttttcccccttcccATTGACATCTATtaagtttgtaaaatttacCTTGCCAAGGCAGAGGCACAGCGCAACTCTCTGCAATTCTCCACCAGAAAGATTCACAACTTCTTGATCCATCAATTGTTCAATGAGAAGAGGCTTCATCACATCTGACACAAACTGAGGATGAGTATATGAATCACGTATTTTTTGGTGAAGCAAGTGTCTGACTGTAGACTGAAATTTGGGACTGATCTTCTGAGGTTTGTACGAGACATTAAACTCAGGTATCTCCACGTCAGAATCTTCCACAGAATCAGGTTTCAATAGACCAGCCTAAAGATTTAGCCAACAAAATTGATTACTCAACTAGGTCAACAAGATGGAATTCATGAGAACTTAAGCAGCTACacagcaaaaagaaaataaaattaatgaaaccaAACAATACCAGCATTCTAATGAAGGTTGTCTTCCCTGTCCCATTCTCTCCCAACATCACAATTATCTGGGAGTCGGTAAATTCACCCTCAACCACCTTAAGCTTAAAATTTCCCTGCGTCTTAACCATGGTGGGGTACTTGTATCGTGCATATGTCTCAATCTCCTCAGCACTTTCTTGTGGAGTCTCAGCGACCTACAGAAAGCAAACATGTAAATGACAAAGAACGTCTGCAATAGGAATACAGAGAACCACAAAACAACAGGTGTACCCTGAATGTTAAAGATTCATCACGAAAACGTAGGTTTTCGGTTGGTACAAATCCAGCCAAGAAAATATTGATTCCTTCTCGAACAGAGAAAGGAAGAGTAACAACGCCATAAGCACCAGGCTTCCCATATAAGCAGCAAATGAAATCTGACAGGTAATCAAGGACGCTAAGATCATGCTCCACAACAATCACATAGCTGAAACACAAAGTGTAGTCAGTGtaattaatcattaaaatatcaaaatcaagaaaatttgttgaaaaataagaaatcgAAAATAAAACCTATTAGGCCTGAGTAAAGATCGGACAACTTGGGCCGCTTTCAGCCTCTGTTTAACATCAAGATAACTTGACGGTTCATCAAACATATATATCTCTGCATTCTGTACAGCAACAACAGCAATGGCAAATCTCTGAAGCTCTCCACCAGATAAATCCCCAACATTACGGTCTATGACTTGATTCAGGTCAAGATCCGCGCAAAGATCCGCCTTCATATCTCTTTCGTCTTTTTGGTCAAGCACCTGCCCCACATTGCCTTGAACTGCTTTTGGAATGTGATCAACATACTGAGGCTTTATAATAGCCTATTAAATTCAACATATATCATCAGTAGAGGGATCGGCAGTGATAAAACAGTCATAGAGGGAATCAAGAAGGTACCTAATTATGACAGAAATTTTAGCTGTATGCATAAATTACTTACAAATTTTAGTGGGAACAAAAGTAAATGACCAAGCACGagtaaataaatcacaaatttcTGCCTTCATATCTATTTTTGCTGGTCTTGCTTAATCGGAGATATTGAACCACGCAACTAAAACAATACCATCTTGAAGTAATATAGTAACATCAAATTAATGTGACAAGGTAACCTCAAAACATaggtaaaagaaaatgtaCCTTCAAATTATCTTCCAGAATAcgagtaaaataattttgcagCTCAGATCCACGAAAGTAGGTCAAAATTTCCTGCCAATCAGGAGGGTTctggaaaaacaaaaactcaacAATGTATATCACATGCAGAAAATGCAGAAATTAAAGAGCAATTAGAGATAAGATATGTCAGTGTATTACATTGAAACGACCCAAATTTGGTTTCAGCTTCCCAGCCAAAATCTTAAGTGCAGTTGATTTCCCAATACCATTTGTTCCAACTAAGCCAAGAACTTGCCCAGGCCTCGGTACAGGCAACCTGTATCAATTATTTCCAGCCAtctcaaaacaaataaaaaaaatatagtacCATTTtcaaaggggaaaaaaagaagacgTGAAGTAACCTATGTAATTTGAAAGTATTGGGGCCATATCGATGAGTTGTATCCTTATCCAAATCCTTTGGCAAGTTGATGATCTGAATTGCTTCAAATGGACATTTCTGCAATAGAAGATCAAATTGACAaccaaaattcataaactgcaagtaaaatttaaaaaaaaataaaaaaaagagagaagtaCAGAACCAAATTTTATGTACAAACCTTAACACAGATACCACATCCAATGCACAACTCCTCAGAGATAAAGGCAATCTTAGCTGCAGGAGTAACCTCAATACACAACTTCCCTGTAGATTTTTCCATAATAAAGGATAAGAGAAACAAATACCTATGCACCATACACAAAAAATCCACtacaaatatacaaaatttcagaaaaaaacTAACTGGCTGATCGCCTGAAATCAAATAATACACAAAAAATCCTATCaactaaattataacaatcaTCGGAGAATGGTCAAAGTTACTAGCTTTCGTAATCCCTGAACACCCAGACACcgattataacaaaaaaaaacacattaaaaCGCATTGGATCGGTCAAAACTCACCGGTTTTGACAACGGGACAACTCTTCTTACACTCCTGACGACACTTCTTGGGCTTGCATCTATCAGAACTAACAATAGCTATACGCGTCAATCGGTCCGACATCTTCTCTCTAAGCGACACAAATTTCGatttggaaaaaagaaaagacaaattatttatttattacattaaaaaaaaaagaaccgaATATAAAGATcgagaagaaattaaagaggAAACGGAAGTACCTTTGAAACGGACAAGAGACGTGTGCTGAGAACGCTCTCTGTGGATTGTGAAAGCGTTGGGCACACGCAGAGCAATAGCAACACAGAATTTCTCTTTAGTTAAGTgttagggtttctttttcttttcattttgtttttaatttcttcaatatCAGTTTTGCTTGTGTGCGGGTGACACGTTTGATCAACTAAATGGGCCAGGTCTTACTGGGCCTAGGATCTCGTTCCATTGTGAGAGAAAGAGATAATACAATGAGGTCCCTAATTTCTTAAGTTTTCGTAAATAAGGCCATAGTGTTTTATTTCTGTCAAATAGATCCAGGACTACTTTAATGACAAAAGTACCCTtccaaatttgaatattgtcaTTCGAGGTGTAAATTAGGCCATGCCAACCAAGCACGAAAATTTTGgccccattttttttttcatatgcgTGAAGCTATTTGGCAGTTGGCACCCCTtcattattgttataaaatctctttttaaataaaattatatttaaagataaataaaaatttaataaatatagatttttttaataaattacttacATTCATAATTCTATTCCTATCtagtcaaaataaattacacaaatttaaaataatctattattctttcttatttcttattgattgatattttttcttaacgTGTGTTcaaattatagtttaaaatatACGTGATTTAAGtcaattattgacatttaattCTTCactaaaaaaactttttaatttgtgtgtagGGTAACAataagattataaaaaaaaataaaaatagcataatactaatttgaattttaacaataaaaaaataaattaaaaaatgttttattagGAGATAGAGGGGTGCTAGTCTAGTAGTCTAACTCTTTTCATAATTCACTCATGTtgaacttatatttttaagagGCATGCTAGACATGACCCAATAgtccattattattatagtgtGTCTAATTCCCAGATTAGGGAATCTAGAATCAAAATCACCAACAACATTTACTTGACCAAATAAGAGTATGAATTGGAATCAAAATCATGGGACCCACCGTaaattgggataaaaaaatgagagactGATTCTCGAGGGGTGGGAATTAGTGTCCCATTCCTTGGAGTGTCAATTTTACCCCcattgaaattatgatatttcaTCAATACCCTCTTCATCATATTCGTCTTTGTCTCACGATAATCAAGGCTTACCGCGATTgctaacaaaaaatataagcCTCATCACACAATTTTCGTCATCTCTGTCTTCACCATTTACGATCTAGCAGCAACAACCATCGCCGATGACGATAATGACTATGTCGCGTCGCCGATGATGATATTCAATTTGTTGCTGCCGTTGacgatgatgattttgattgttattattattattattattattatttgaataatataatcacaataattaaaagataaaataataattatgacaatagttaattaaggggtttttattaatatataataatctCACTCATTCCGATCCCCGATTCTAAAATAAAGTGCACATTAATGACGACACAAGTCATTATGATTCTGATTACTATacttaaagtaaataatttattctaatttccATTATCGATTCCGATTCCAATCTATTCTGATTCCCGCTCAGTAACCGTACCATTAGTCTTATGTTGGGTTGAGCTTTAGTTTTCTGTCTCTTTTCtagattattaaattattcctTAATTAGTTGTTATAtaactattataatttattaagaatattgttggctttttcaatttttaaaactatatatggaaataattgatatttcatGTCTTTGTgttaattcattaaatttttctgtCCAAAATTAAGTTAAACACATTTTGGTTCTCAGATAGCCATGTTGTGCTAGTCCATCTCAATTTACACGATTACATCTTTAGCCACACTGTAACAGTTTATACCGTGCCAGCCTAGCTAAATTTACGTATCTAGTCACAATGCAAGAGTGTGTAAAACTCACTGCTGCTGATTATGAAGGGTGTTCCATCATTGCAATAGGAATTACGACCTACTTGGGGACCTAATTAACAGAAATGAACTAGTATGCAcctatttggaaaaaaaatgaaatattatttgtgATAATTTCAAGCATCCACAAGAACAGAAtatacatattatttattaaattatgaagATCCGGATATCCTATGCTAAAAATTGGATTGTAACTTGAGGCAATAAGAAGTATAGCGAAGAGAGAGAATTCGATTTAAACTTTGACTCAATTTGAAAAACTGAGCAAGCATGCGTTACAGGAAATCAAAAAAGCTCCACATACCCAGATCATGATCTCACATTGAATCCAGGTGGGAGATATATTTATGATCAAGCCCAACATCGAAGGgggcaaacaaaaaaaaaaatctaccaGACATGATCATCTTGACCACGAGCTTCATACGCCGTGGATTTATTAACAAAAGAGAGACTTAATTAAGAACGCATATATAATTCATAATCAGCACATAAAAAGATCACTAGTGCTTGCCCCTCCTGCCCTTGCCGTGCTTGCCGTGCTTGCCCCTGCCCTTGCCCTTTCCATGCTGGTAGTAGCCGCCGTGCTTGCCGTGTGTGTATGCACCGTGAGCTCCAGGATATGCGTTATTATCTGCTTCCgcaacaaaataagaaattaaatcataagctTATAATTAGGTCGCTCTCAATGACAATGTCCACGTGACAAACGcatctttaattaaaagctAAGagtgattaaaataataccgTGCGGAACGGATGGGCCAGGATATCCCGTTGGTGTGTAACCACCGGCGAGTGCTGCTCCTGTAGGCGGGTAGCCGGCACCGGCTGGGGCAGCATGATCAGCACCTTCCATGATTTTAATGATCacctaataaataataacttggtccaaaataaacaacaatgaataaataattgtaattaataaaaagcaCTATATTCTctaattaaaacattaatgATCATTGGAGAGCAAGCGAGAAATACTTACTGAATGCGATGGGAAATTTAATTGTTAGAGTAGATATGAGAAGtaatgatgaagaagataaGGAAACACAGTGTGTTTATATAGGCTATGGGGGCGCTAGTTTCTGATGACACGTGTAAGTTCATGCTTAAACTCTTATCTCGCATGCAGTAGAAGTAGAACGATTCCTTCGCCAACTGATTTTCGCATGCAGTAGAAGTAGAACGATTCCTTCTGCGTCCCACGGTTGGTTAAAGTTATCCTTTGTTCATCACCAGCTCATATTTTGCACATATTAATCGAACCGAGTATGTGTTCTTAATGTTTGGGTTCGAATATTGTTGCAGCAAATACACCATCTTAATTAGCttgttgaagaaattaactatttcTCACAGTTACTTTAATAATATTCCGATGCTtgaagggttttttttttttttaaattaaaaaattagggtATAACATTCAGTTTTCCAGATATTAGATTTGTCTATTATAtaaaaagatcaaattttCCTCTAAAAAGTGTATCGAACTGCTTAATGCGTATAAGAGATTTTAGTAGACTTTAAGATGAGGGGAACTGATGGATTTCACCAAGTAAGATTTGCCAATCTTTCCTCAAAAATCTCATGCATTTGTTCATTATGTCACTTGAATGACCATCCACATGCCACTACTTTACAAAAGAGATCACTGTTAATGATGCCTTTATAATgggtaaatatttttttagttccTATAATTTGAGTAATTACTCAATTAATCTCCGTATCTTtctaaattattcaaaaagtTCTTGTTGCATATTCAAGGAACATTTATGAAAGTAATCACAGAGATActttggataatttttaacaatacgatgactaattattaattgggTAATCCTCTCAAACTAGAGCAacttaagaaatatttatctattttatgaTCATATCTATCTCAATTACTCAGAACGATGACTTTGAAGTAAGGtaagatttcaaaatttacacACCCAATAACGCATGtgtgtgatattttttttggtccaATGTGCTTGGGCCTGTTAAGCTAAGAAGTAAgaacttattttaattcgggataaactaaaataatctttaaataatattattcattcaGAATAATACGAATTTTTCGGGGGCTAATATGAACATATTACTAGTTTTGTTGAGGCTAAACAAATTGCATGAAGGACGAATATAATATTaccttttttataattatggattatgattttttttttcaaaaaaagaaaattgggtctcaaagaattttttctaaattacatTGTTCGGCCTCTAAAGGATTTTTGTTAACAATTTAACTATTATTTCATATTGCCTGTCCGATGGAAAATCAGTTAACATAACGTTGTTATGAATGGATAACCTGCTTAAGCTGCACGAGGAAATTAAATgcatacaatatataaaactTACTAGGAAATTGGGCAGGATATGTTAATTTAACCGGTGATCTCCTACGCACTTGTTTGTTCATCACTTAATTAGGTCTTAAAACAAAAGGATCAATGTGCGGGGTCGAACAAGTAGGCTCGAGCTGCTAATCCCATGCATTATTTTCGCAAACACAGAATAATTCTTCAAactatttttttcacaataagGCACCAATATCAGTTGCTCTTTGGACTTCTGGTCAGATCTCACAAAGTCAGAAAGAAGCAACTAATTTCCGCCATATGATAAGCTTAATTATTCATATGCCTTGAATacttatttaacaaattaattaagccGGGAATTCATCTGCATATAAGTGTATGTTCTAGTGCAGTCAGAAGAGACTTAGTTAATTAAGAACATAATCGCGTATGAAATCATAGCTGTAGGAGGCGTTTACCCGGCACCGGCTGGGGCAGCACGATCACCACCttgcatgtttttttttttttttaattacttaaagaACTGGTTCCACACCGAACaataatgattataattaatacaaaaattatattctttGATTAACGCCAAATCATTATATAGCGAAAGAGAAATACGTACCGATGAACAAGATTTGAGAATTGATTGTATGAGAAGgttgaagaagagaagaaatgaTGCGGGAATGTTTGGGTTATGGGGGACACTGAATTTCGAAGCTCAATTGACGGAACTATCCATGCAGGGTGGCGCCTACGCTATCATGATACGTGTCATGAGTGTGATTTGTGAATGCAGTAGACTGTAGAAGCGTGGAACTATTCCTTCCCTCCGTGTTCggtagggttttttttttttcgggttttttgaccacgaggtattctggggagggccccaactgtgaGAAGCACCTTTAAGTCCataccacaacccagactagaagTTTTCGCTCGAATCGAGAGGCACatgttctcccaacaaaggaGACTTCCTTAC
It contains:
- the LOC102614068 gene encoding ABC transporter E family member 2, whose translation is MSDRLTRIAIVSSDRCKPKKCRQECKKSCPVVKTGKLCIEVTPAAKIAFISEELCIGCGICVKKCPFEAIQIINLPKDLDKDTTHRYGPNTFKLHRLPVPRPGQVLGLVGTNGIGKSTALKILAGKLKPNLGRFNNPPDWQEILTYFRGSELQNYFTRILEDNLKAIIKPQYVDHIPKAVQGNVGQVLDQKDERDMKADLCADLDLNQVIDRNVGDLSGGELQRFAIAVVAVQNAEIYMFDEPSSYLDVKQRLKAAQVVRSLLRPNSYVIVVEHDLSVLDYLSDFICCLYGKPGAYGVVTLPFSVREGINIFLAGFVPTENLRFRDESLTFRVAETPQESAEEIETYARYKYPTMVKTQGNFKLKVVEGEFTDSQIIVMLGENGTGKTTFIRMLAGLLKPDSVEDSDVEIPEFNVSYKPQKISPKFQSTVRHLLHQKIRDSYTHPQFVSDVMKPLLIEQLMDQEVVNLSGGELQRVALCLCLGKPADIYLIDEPSAYLDSEQRIVAAKVIKRFILHAKKTAFVVEHDFIMATYLADRVIVYEGQPSVDCVANAPQSLLTGMNLFLSHLDITFRRDPTNFRPRINKLDSTKDRDQKAAGSYYYLDD